Proteins from a genomic interval of Mycolicibacterium grossiae:
- a CDS encoding D-alanyl-D-alanine carboxypeptidase family protein: protein MPSPPAAHSRRLLAALAATGVLLATSTVPAGAQPAVEPAAAIADGPAKAWLLADVDTGAVLAAKDPYGAYAPASTIKVLLAMVVLDHLSPDNFARANASHTRIECSCVGLTPGTPYTVRQLLSALLMVSGNDAATMLADMLGGQRVAVAAMNRKAAALGARSTRAASPSGLDGPGWESVTSPHDLAVLFRAALGQPLIAELVRQPSAPFPGRTLTNQNELLSRYPGDIGGKTGYTNLARKTYVGAAQRGNRRLVVVQMYGTGDLYGQATDLLDWGFSRP from the coding sequence GTGCCGTCTCCTCCAGCCGCGCATTCGCGTCGGCTGCTCGCCGCCCTCGCCGCCACGGGCGTGCTGCTCGCCACGTCGACGGTGCCCGCCGGTGCGCAACCCGCCGTCGAACCGGCCGCCGCCATCGCCGACGGGCCCGCCAAGGCGTGGCTGCTGGCCGATGTGGACACCGGCGCCGTGCTGGCCGCCAAGGACCCCTACGGGGCATACGCACCCGCAAGCACGATCAAGGTGCTGCTGGCGATGGTGGTCCTCGACCACCTGAGCCCGGACAACTTCGCGCGGGCGAACGCCTCGCACACCAGGATCGAGTGCTCCTGCGTCGGGCTGACGCCCGGCACGCCGTACACCGTGCGACAGCTGCTGTCGGCGCTGCTGATGGTGTCCGGCAACGATGCGGCCACGATGCTCGCGGACATGCTGGGCGGCCAACGGGTCGCGGTCGCGGCGATGAACCGCAAGGCGGCCGCCCTCGGCGCGCGTAGTACCCGCGCCGCGTCGCCGTCGGGGCTCGACGGGCCGGGCTGGGAGTCGGTCACGTCCCCGCACGACCTCGCGGTGCTGTTCCGCGCAGCACTCGGCCAGCCGCTGATCGCCGAGCTCGTGCGCCAGCCGTCGGCGCCGTTCCCCGGCCGCACTCTGACCAACCAGAACGAGCTGCTGAGCCGCTACCCCGGCGATATCGGCGGCAAGACCGGCTACACCAACCTGGCGCGCAAGACCTACGTCGGCGCTGCGCAGCGCGGGAACCGACGGCTGGTGGTCGTGCAGATGTACGGCACCGGCGACCTCTACGGACAGGCCACCGACCTACTGGACTGGGGCTTCAGCCGGCCTTGA
- a CDS encoding D-alanyl-D-alanine carboxypeptidase family protein, which translates to MGKFTLAAATALTSIFTGVGAPVATADIDVAPVGALPVPDGPAPAWIVADMDSGQILAGRDQYVTHAPASTIKTLLALVVLDELPLDATVVADEHDTAVECNCAGVRAGQTYTTEQLLDGLLLVSGNDAANTLAHMLGGTDAAVAKMNAKAASLGATATRAGSPSGLNGPGIDGYTTPHDLAVIFRAALAHPEFAAITGSRTAPFPGKDGPVTLVNQNEMLDRYPGMLGGKTGFTDVARKTYVGAAQRDGRRLVVAMMFGLVKEGGPTYWDQATRLLDWGFAQDRSESVGAL; encoded by the coding sequence GTGGGGAAGTTCACACTGGCCGCCGCGACGGCTCTGACCTCGATCTTCACGGGTGTGGGCGCACCGGTGGCGACGGCGGACATCGACGTGGCGCCGGTCGGCGCGCTCCCGGTGCCGGATGGGCCGGCACCGGCGTGGATCGTCGCCGACATGGATTCCGGGCAGATCCTCGCCGGACGCGACCAGTACGTGACGCACGCGCCGGCGAGCACGATCAAGACGCTGCTGGCGCTGGTGGTGCTCGACGAGCTGCCCCTCGACGCCACCGTCGTGGCCGACGAGCACGACACCGCCGTCGAGTGCAACTGCGCCGGCGTTCGGGCCGGTCAGACCTACACCACCGAACAACTCCTGGACGGGCTGCTGCTGGTCTCCGGCAACGACGCCGCCAACACGCTGGCGCACATGCTGGGCGGCACGGACGCCGCGGTGGCGAAGATGAACGCCAAGGCGGCTTCCCTGGGCGCCACGGCCACACGGGCCGGGTCGCCGTCGGGCCTCAACGGTCCCGGCATCGACGGCTACACCACGCCGCACGACCTCGCGGTGATCTTCCGTGCGGCGCTGGCCCACCCGGAGTTCGCGGCGATCACCGGTTCGCGCACCGCACCGTTCCCCGGCAAGGACGGCCCGGTGACGCTGGTCAACCAGAACGAGATGCTCGACCGGTATCCCGGCATGCTCGGCGGCAAGACCGGCTTCACCGACGTCGCCCGCAAGACCTACGTCGGCGCCGCGCAGCGCGACGGCAGGCGCCTGGTGGTGGCCATGATGTTCGGCCTGGTGAAGGAGGGCGGCCCGACGTACTGGGACCAGGCCACCCGGCTGCTGGACTGGGGCTTCGCGCAGGATCGCTCGGAGAGCGTCGGCGCGCTGTAG
- a CDS encoding N-acetylglutaminylglutamine amidotransferase: MCGLAGEIATGRPANLAAVAAMTDAMVPRGPDSSGAWSSERVAMGHRRLAIIDLSSNGHQPMHDPDLGLTVAFNGCIYNYPELRRELLGKGYRFFSHSDTEVVLKGYKEWGENVVDHLFGMFAFAITETDSGRVVLGRDRLGVKPLYWADVVEPTGGRALRFASSLPALLAAGGIDTDLDPVALHHYLSFHSVVPAPHTILKGVRKLSPGTLMRIEPDGTRSEKTYWTPEFERSAERAGWSERDWQEAVLASLRTAVERRLVADVPVGCLLSGGLDSSLIVGLLAEAGQHGLQTFSIGFEAAGGEEGDEFKYSDVIARHFGTDHHQIRIDTARMLPSLSGAIGAMSEPMVSHDCVAFYLLSEEVSKHVKVVQSGQGADEIFAGYHWYPPMAHARDDDPADALARYRTAFFDRDHDALNALLQPQWRLGDDVSGEYALRHFAQPGAQTGTDRALRLDTTVMLVDDPVKRVDNMTMAWGLEGRVPFLDHELVELAATCPPELKTAYEGKGVLKEAARQVIPAEVIDRPKGYFPVPALKHLAGPYLDLVRDALHSEAARSRDLFAPKAVDAMLADPNGNLTPLRGNPLWQLGLLELWLARHVDGVA; this comes from the coding sequence ATGTGTGGCTTAGCCGGCGAGATCGCCACGGGCCGTCCGGCCAACCTCGCGGCGGTGGCCGCCATGACCGACGCGATGGTGCCGCGCGGGCCGGACAGCTCCGGTGCCTGGTCCTCAGAGCGGGTGGCCATGGGCCACCGGCGGTTGGCGATCATCGACTTGTCGAGCAACGGCCACCAGCCGATGCACGACCCCGACCTCGGCCTGACCGTCGCGTTCAACGGCTGCATCTACAACTACCCCGAGCTGCGCCGCGAACTGCTCGGCAAGGGCTACCGCTTCTTCTCCCACAGCGACACCGAGGTGGTGCTGAAGGGATACAAGGAGTGGGGCGAGAACGTCGTCGACCACCTCTTCGGCATGTTCGCCTTCGCGATCACCGAGACCGACAGCGGCCGGGTGGTGCTCGGCCGCGACCGCCTCGGCGTGAAGCCCCTGTACTGGGCCGACGTCGTCGAACCGACGGGCGGTCGTGCGCTGCGCTTCGCCTCCTCGCTGCCGGCCCTGCTGGCGGCAGGCGGTATCGACACCGACCTCGACCCGGTGGCGCTGCACCACTACCTGAGTTTCCACTCCGTCGTCCCGGCGCCGCACACCATCCTCAAGGGCGTGCGCAAGCTGTCGCCGGGCACCCTGATGCGCATCGAGCCGGACGGGACGCGTAGCGAGAAGACCTACTGGACACCGGAGTTCGAGCGTTCGGCCGAGCGCGCCGGGTGGTCGGAACGGGATTGGCAGGAGGCCGTGCTCGCCTCGCTGCGCACCGCCGTCGAGCGCCGGCTGGTCGCCGACGTACCGGTCGGTTGCCTGCTGTCGGGCGGCCTCGACTCGAGTCTGATCGTCGGTCTGCTCGCGGAGGCCGGCCAGCACGGCCTGCAGACCTTCTCCATCGGCTTCGAGGCCGCCGGTGGCGAGGAGGGCGACGAGTTCAAGTACTCCGACGTCATCGCCCGCCACTTCGGCACCGACCACCACCAGATCCGGATCGACACCGCCCGGATGCTGCCGTCGCTGTCGGGGGCCATCGGCGCGATGAGCGAGCCTATGGTCAGCCACGACTGCGTCGCGTTCTACCTGCTGTCCGAAGAGGTGAGCAAGCACGTCAAGGTCGTGCAGTCCGGTCAGGGCGCCGACGAGATCTTCGCCGGCTACCACTGGTACCCGCCCATGGCACACGCCCGCGACGACGACCCCGCCGACGCGCTGGCGCGGTACCGCACCGCGTTCTTCGACCGCGACCACGACGCGCTGAACGCCCTGTTGCAGCCGCAGTGGCGGCTCGGCGACGACGTCTCCGGTGAATACGCGCTGCGCCACTTCGCCCAGCCCGGGGCGCAGACCGGCACCGACCGGGCGCTGCGGCTGGACACCACGGTGATGCTCGTCGACGACCCGGTGAAGCGCGTCGACAACATGACCATGGCCTGGGGGCTGGAAGGGCGCGTGCCGTTCCTCGACCACGAACTCGTCGAGCTGGCGGCCACCTGCCCGCCGGAACTCAAGACCGCCTACGAGGGCAAGGGCGTCCTCAAGGAGGCTGCCCGCCAGGTGATCCCGGCCGAAGTGATCGACCGGCCCAAGGGGTACTTCCCGGTGCCGGCGCTCAAGCACCTGGCCGGGCCCTACCTCGACCTGGTGCGCGACGCGCTGCACAGCGAGGCGGCCCGTTCGCGCGATCTGTTCGCACCCAAGGCGGTCGACGCGATGCTCGCCGACCCGAACGGCAACCTGACGCCGCTGCGCGGAAACCCGTTGTGGCAGCTGGGATTGTTGGAGCTGTGGCTGGCCCGGCACGTGGACGGAGTGGCATGA
- the ngg gene encoding N-acetylglutaminylglutamine synthetase yields the protein MTVVSDTESHPSTDDAGRARGVVQDLGWGRLVFGQTFDDPDEFGNALRAEATGRRDIGMYLDAPHVFVALHPHEFFIDPSFTYRLYFDAPGEYRPSDVSGVSIRAVDSIEDCAAINQIYVQCRMVPADVDLMWHNVRAEEHMVYLVAVDDETGTVVGTVTGIDHAQLFGDEENGSSLWCLAVDPTVLRPGIGGLLVRSLVEEFMRRGRRQMDLSVLHDNQGAIALYERMGFERVPPLGIKRKNAINEKLFAPVQEEEGLAELNPYARIIADEAIMRGIAVEVLDGKGGYLRLTHGGTSVVTRESLSELTNAVAMSRCDDKRVARKVVSEAGIRVPRGRTAAFDDSDYGFMREVGSVVVKPARGEQGAGITVGVSKPDDLDRAIAWAAKHCPDVILEERCEGDDLRLVVINGKVIAAAVRRPPEVVGTGKHTIRQLIEAQSRRRSAATHGESVIPVDDVTEDTVQEAGWKLDDVLPTNSHLVVRRTANLHTGGTIVDVTDEVHPTLAKVAVDAADAIGIPVTGIDLMVPSVQGDEYVFIEANERPGLANHEPRPTAQAFVDLLFPRTAATPWAWQPGPVEQD from the coding sequence ATGACCGTGGTGTCCGACACCGAGAGTCACCCGAGCACCGACGACGCCGGCCGCGCCCGCGGCGTCGTCCAGGACCTCGGCTGGGGCAGGCTGGTCTTCGGCCAGACCTTCGACGATCCAGACGAGTTCGGCAACGCCCTGCGCGCCGAGGCCACCGGCCGCCGCGACATCGGCATGTACCTCGATGCGCCGCACGTGTTCGTGGCGCTGCACCCGCACGAGTTCTTCATCGACCCGTCGTTCACCTACCGGCTGTACTTCGACGCCCCCGGCGAGTACCGCCCGTCGGACGTGTCCGGGGTGTCGATCCGGGCCGTCGACTCGATCGAGGACTGCGCGGCGATCAACCAGATCTACGTGCAGTGCCGCATGGTGCCCGCCGACGTGGACCTGATGTGGCACAACGTGCGGGCCGAGGAGCACATGGTCTACCTCGTCGCCGTCGACGACGAGACCGGCACGGTGGTCGGCACCGTCACCGGCATCGACCACGCGCAGCTGTTCGGCGACGAGGAGAACGGCTCGAGCCTGTGGTGCCTCGCGGTCGATCCCACGGTGCTGCGTCCGGGAATCGGCGGCCTGCTGGTCCGCTCGCTGGTCGAGGAGTTCATGCGCCGGGGACGGCGTCAGATGGACCTCTCGGTGCTGCATGACAACCAGGGCGCCATCGCGCTGTACGAGCGGATGGGCTTCGAGCGCGTCCCCCCACTCGGCATCAAGCGCAAGAACGCCATCAACGAGAAGCTGTTCGCCCCCGTGCAGGAGGAGGAGGGCCTCGCCGAACTGAACCCCTACGCCCGCATCATCGCCGACGAGGCCATCATGCGCGGCATCGCGGTCGAGGTGCTCGACGGCAAGGGCGGCTACCTGCGCCTCACCCATGGCGGTACCAGCGTGGTGACGCGAGAATCGTTGTCGGAGTTGACCAATGCGGTCGCCATGAGTCGCTGCGACGACAAGCGGGTGGCGCGCAAGGTGGTCTCCGAGGCCGGCATCCGCGTCCCGCGCGGCCGCACAGCAGCGTTCGACGACAGCGACTACGGCTTCATGCGTGAGGTCGGCTCCGTGGTCGTCAAACCAGCCCGCGGCGAGCAGGGCGCCGGCATCACGGTCGGGGTGAGCAAGCCCGACGACCTCGATCGTGCGATCGCGTGGGCCGCCAAGCACTGCCCGGACGTCATCCTCGAAGAGCGTTGCGAGGGCGACGATCTGCGCCTCGTCGTCATCAACGGCAAGGTGATCGCCGCCGCGGTGCGCCGCCCCCCGGAGGTCGTCGGCACCGGCAAGCACACCATCCGGCAGCTCATCGAGGCGCAGAGCCGGCGGCGCTCGGCCGCGACGCACGGCGAATCGGTGATCCCCGTCGACGACGTGACCGAGGACACGGTGCAGGAGGCGGGCTGGAAGCTCGACGACGTCCTGCCCACCAACTCCCACCTCGTCGTGCGGCGCACGGCCAACCTGCACACCGGCGGCACGATCGTCGACGTGACCGATGAGGTGCACCCGACGCTGGCCAAGGTGGCCGTCGACGCCGCCGACGCGATCGGCATCCCGGTCACCGGCATCGATCTCATGGTGCCGTCCGTGCAGGGTGACGAGTACGTCTTCATCGAGGCCAACGAGCGTCCCGGGCTCGCCAATCACGAACCTCGGCCCACCGCACAGGCTTTCGTCGACCTGCTGTTCCCACGGACCGCGGCCACGCCGTGGGCGTGGCAGCCGGGGCCCGTCGAGCAAGACTGA
- a CDS encoding osmoprotectant NAGGN system M42 family peptidase, translating to MPEADRAWMIDTLLALLQTPSPSGRTDAVMQLIGDTLDELGVPFMLTRRGALTAELPGESDTTDRAIVVHADTIGCMVRDLKDNGRLELIPVGTFSARFATGARVRIFGDDPNEFFTGTVMPLKASGHAFGDEIDTQPTLWEHVEVRIDRKVSSRADLDRLGFHVGDFVALIASPELTEDGFIVSRHLDGKAGVAVALALARNVAQERLVLPHRTTIMVTITEEVGHGASHGLPPDVAELVSVDNAVCAPGQHSIEDGVTIPMADLHGPFDYHLTRKLCRLAEEHAIPHARDVFRYYRSDAAAAIEAGAATRAALVGFGLDGSHGWERTHIASLEAVYNLLHCWLQTPLTFEKWDAHSQGSLRDFPSSKQPAPSEQWVPLSRGDHTEPGEWSGEHWPPSEGPQA from the coding sequence ATGCCGGAGGCCGATCGCGCGTGGATGATCGACACCCTGCTGGCCCTGCTGCAGACGCCGAGCCCCTCGGGGCGCACGGACGCGGTGATGCAGCTGATCGGTGACACCCTGGACGAGCTGGGCGTGCCCTTCATGCTCACCCGGCGCGGCGCGCTGACCGCCGAGCTGCCGGGGGAGTCGGACACCACCGACCGCGCGATCGTCGTGCACGCCGACACCATCGGCTGCATGGTCCGCGACCTCAAGGACAACGGCCGGCTCGAACTGATCCCCGTCGGCACGTTCTCCGCCCGCTTCGCGACCGGCGCCCGGGTGCGGATCTTCGGCGACGACCCCAACGAGTTCTTCACCGGGACGGTCATGCCGCTGAAGGCCTCCGGGCACGCGTTCGGCGACGAGATCGACACCCAGCCCACGCTGTGGGAGCACGTCGAGGTGCGCATCGACCGCAAGGTGAGCAGCCGTGCCGACCTGGACCGACTAGGCTTCCACGTCGGTGACTTCGTCGCGCTGATCGCGAGCCCGGAACTCACCGAGGACGGTTTCATCGTCTCCCGGCACCTCGACGGCAAGGCCGGCGTGGCGGTCGCCCTGGCGCTCGCCCGCAACGTCGCCCAGGAGCGGCTGGTGCTGCCGCACCGCACGACGATCATGGTGACGATCACCGAGGAGGTGGGTCACGGCGCCAGCCACGGCCTGCCACCGGACGTCGCCGAACTCGTCTCGGTCGACAATGCGGTGTGTGCCCCCGGGCAGCACTCCATCGAGGACGGCGTCACCATCCCGATGGCCGATCTGCACGGGCCGTTCGACTACCACCTCACCCGCAAGCTGTGCCGACTGGCCGAGGAGCACGCGATCCCGCACGCGCGCGACGTGTTCCGGTACTACCGCTCCGACGCGGCCGCGGCCATCGAGGCCGGCGCCGCCACCCGCGCGGCGCTCGTCGGGTTCGGGCTCGACGGCAGCCACGGCTGGGAGCGCACCCACATCGCGTCGTTGGAGGCGGTGTACAACCTGCTGCACTGTTGGCTGCAGACGCCGCTGACGTTCGAGAAGTGGGACGCGCACAGCCAGGGCTCGCTGCGCGACTTCCCGTCCTCCAAGCAGCCGGCGCCGAGTGAGCAGTGGGTGCCGCTGTCCCGAGGTGACCACACCGAGCCCGGCGAGTGGTCGGGGGAGCACTGGCCGCCCTCGGAGGGTCCGCAGGCCTGA
- a CDS encoding nuclear transport factor 2 family protein yields the protein MLSLEEISDRLEIQQLLIDYSTAIDTRRFDDLDRVFTADAYIDYRAMGGIDGRFGEVKAWLAEVLPNFSAYAHLIGNVDVRVDGDTASSRTICFNPMVLGGATEAGAQVLFCGLWYDDEFVRTPDGWRMTRRVETKCFDKLV from the coding sequence GTGCTGAGCCTCGAAGAGATCTCCGACCGCCTCGAAATCCAGCAGCTGCTGATCGACTACTCGACGGCGATCGACACTCGCCGCTTCGACGATCTGGACCGCGTCTTCACCGCCGACGCCTACATCGACTACCGCGCCATGGGCGGCATCGACGGACGGTTCGGCGAGGTCAAGGCGTGGCTCGCCGAGGTGCTGCCCAACTTTTCGGCCTATGCCCACCTGATCGGCAACGTCGACGTGCGCGTCGACGGCGACACCGCGTCCTCGCGCACCATTTGCTTCAACCCGATGGTGCTGGGCGGCGCCACCGAGGCCGGCGCGCAGGTGCTGTTCTGCGGGCTCTGGTACGACGACGAGTTCGTCCGCACGCCCGACGGCTGGCGGATGACCCGCCGCGTCGAGACCAAGTGCTTCGACAAGCTGGTCTGA
- the rpsP gene encoding 30S ribosomal protein S16, whose product MAVKIKLTRLGKIRNPQYRIAVADARTRRDGRSIEVIGRYHPKEEPSLIEIDSERAQYWLSVGAQPTEPVLQLLKITGDWQKFKGLPGAEGTLKVKEPKPSKLDLFNAALADADGGSGGDATTPKKKKAPAKKAESSTSEASDIEATADPSGAADASEPAAEGPDATVAGATES is encoded by the coding sequence ATGGCCGTCAAGATCAAGCTCACCCGGCTCGGCAAGATTCGCAACCCCCAGTACCGCATCGCCGTCGCCGACGCGCGCACCCGCCGCGACGGTCGGTCCATCGAGGTCATCGGCCGGTACCACCCGAAGGAAGAGCCCAGCCTGATCGAGATCGACTCGGAGCGCGCGCAGTACTGGCTGAGCGTCGGCGCCCAGCCCACCGAGCCCGTCCTGCAGCTGCTGAAGATCACCGGTGACTGGCAGAAGTTCAAGGGCCTGCCGGGTGCCGAGGGCACGCTGAAGGTCAAGGAGCCCAAGCCGTCCAAGCTGGACCTCTTCAACGCAGCGCTGGCCGACGCCGACGGCGGCTCGGGTGGCGACGCCACCACGCCGAAGAAGAAGAAGGCCCCGGCCAAGAAGGCCGAATCGTCCACCAGCGAGGCCTCCGACATCGAGGCCACCGCCGACCCGTCCGGTGCGGCCGACGCCTCCGAGCCCGCCGCCGAGGGCCCCGACGCCACCGTCGCCGGCGCCACCGAGAGCTGA
- a CDS encoding RNA-binding protein has product MSSVVVDAVEHLVRGIVDNPEDVRVDMVTNRRGRTVEVHVHPDDLGKVIGRGGRTATALRTLVAGIGGRGIRVDVVDTDQ; this is encoded by the coding sequence GTGAGTTCCGTCGTCGTCGACGCCGTCGAGCACCTGGTGCGCGGAATCGTCGACAACCCCGAGGACGTTCGCGTCGACATGGTGACCAACCGTCGCGGCCGCACCGTCGAGGTGCACGTGCACCCGGATGACCTGGGCAAGGTCATCGGGCGCGGCGGCCGCACGGCCACCGCGCTGCGGACCCTCGTCGCCGGCATCGGCGGCCGGGGGATCCGCGTCGACGTGGTCGACACCGACCAGTAG
- the rimM gene encoding ribosome maturation factor RimM (Essential for efficient processing of 16S rRNA) codes for MDLVVGRVVKAHGIRGEVVVEVRTDDPEDRFAAGATLRGKVGPRGPEREFVVDTLREHSGRLLLGLRGVADRTAADALRGTLFVVDSGELPRIEDPDEFYDHQLEGLRVRTVDGAEVGVVAEVLHTAAGELLSVTTGEGREVLVPFVTEIVPTVSLAEGSVVIDPPDGLLDIDAL; via the coding sequence ATGGACCTGGTCGTCGGGCGGGTCGTCAAGGCGCACGGCATCCGCGGTGAGGTCGTCGTCGAGGTCCGCACCGACGACCCGGAGGACCGCTTCGCGGCCGGAGCGACGTTGCGCGGCAAGGTCGGTCCGCGCGGACCCGAGCGCGAATTCGTGGTCGACACGTTGCGCGAGCACTCCGGACGGCTGCTGCTGGGCCTGCGTGGCGTCGCCGATCGCACCGCCGCCGATGCGCTGCGCGGCACGCTGTTCGTCGTCGACTCCGGCGAGTTGCCGCGCATCGAGGACCCCGACGAGTTCTACGACCACCAGCTCGAGGGCCTGCGCGTCCGCACGGTCGACGGCGCCGAGGTGGGCGTCGTCGCCGAGGTGTTGCACACCGCGGCAGGCGAGCTGCTGTCGGTGACGACCGGCGAGGGCCGGGAGGTGCTGGTGCCGTTCGTCACCGAGATCGTGCCGACGGTGTCGCTCGCCGAGGGCAGCGTCGTGATCGACCCGCCCGATGGCCTGCTCGACATCGACGCTCTCTAG
- the trmD gene encoding tRNA (guanosine(37)-N1)-methyltransferase TrmD, translated as MRIDVVTIFPDYLAPLRQSLPGKAIGSGLVELGVHDLRAWTHDVHRSVDDAPYGGGPGMVMKAPVWGAALDDLCTAETLLVVPTPAGRPFRQADAERWTAERHLVFACGRYEGIDQRVVDDAARRMRVEEVSIGDYVLNGGEVAALAMIEAVVRLLPDVIGNPASHEQDSHSDGLLEGPSYTRPPSWRDLDVPAVLLSGDHAKVAAWRREQSLARTRERRPDLLD; from the coding sequence GTGCGCATCGACGTCGTCACGATCTTCCCCGACTACCTCGCCCCGCTGCGACAGTCGTTGCCGGGCAAGGCCATCGGCTCCGGTCTGGTCGAGCTGGGCGTGCACGACCTGCGGGCCTGGACCCACGACGTGCACCGGTCGGTGGACGACGCGCCGTACGGGGGCGGCCCGGGCATGGTGATGAAGGCGCCCGTGTGGGGCGCCGCGCTCGACGACCTGTGCACCGCCGAGACGCTGCTGGTCGTGCCGACGCCGGCCGGGCGGCCGTTCCGCCAGGCCGACGCCGAACGCTGGACCGCCGAGCGGCATCTGGTGTTCGCGTGCGGCCGCTACGAGGGCATCGACCAGCGCGTCGTGGACGACGCCGCGCGGCGGATGCGGGTCGAGGAGGTCTCGATCGGCGACTACGTCCTCAACGGCGGCGAGGTGGCCGCGCTGGCGATGATCGAGGCCGTCGTGCGGCTGCTGCCCGACGTGATCGGCAATCCGGCCTCCCACGAACAGGATTCGCATTCCGACGGTCTGCTCGAGGGACCCAGCTACACCCGGCCGCCGAGTTGGCGCGACCTCGACGTCCCGGCGGTGCTGCTGTCCGGCGACCACGCGAAGGTGGCGGCCTGGCGGCGCGAGCAGTCCCTGGCGCGCACCCGCGAGCGCCGGCCGGACCTCCTCGACTAG
- a CDS encoding serine hydrolase, protein MFRRPSTLLMVAAAAVAATTAGCEAKVYGTTPTPPALTVVAPLGDMAPLPEAPPDAPAAVFTGLADRERQATADAAASGADITAAVLDRNTGQLVTNGRNDSIAIASVVKLFIADDLLLQVAKGQTQLSPADRQMLDVMLRSSDDSAAEVFWNRSGGSAIIERVVARYGLAATRPPNNGRWFNTISTVTDLVHYYDMMLAGTGGLPPEQASIILANLAASTPTAPDGMVPGGVYPQRFGIPEGIPGEPVAVKQGWMCCVGSDWMHLSTGVIGPDRRFVMAISSMEPADAAEARQTITQAVRTMFPEGHV, encoded by the coding sequence ATGTTCCGGCGGCCGTCGACGCTGCTGATGGTCGCTGCGGCCGCCGTCGCGGCGACGACGGCGGGCTGCGAGGCAAAGGTTTACGGCACTACCCCGACGCCGCCCGCACTGACCGTCGTGGCGCCGCTCGGGGACATGGCGCCGCTGCCCGAGGCACCACCGGACGCACCGGCTGCCGTGTTCACCGGTCTCGCCGACCGCGAGCGCCAGGCCACCGCCGACGCCGCCGCGTCGGGCGCCGACATCACCGCCGCGGTGCTCGACCGCAACACCGGCCAGCTGGTCACCAACGGCCGCAACGACAGCATCGCGATCGCCTCGGTGGTCAAGCTCTTCATCGCCGACGATCTGTTGCTGCAGGTGGCCAAGGGGCAGACGCAGCTGTCGCCCGCGGACCGGCAGATGCTCGACGTCATGCTGCGGTCCTCCGACGACAGCGCCGCCGAGGTCTTCTGGAACCGCAGCGGCGGCAGCGCCATCATCGAGCGCGTCGTCGCGCGCTACGGCCTGGCCGCCACCCGGCCGCCGAACAACGGACGCTGGTTCAACACGATCAGCACCGTCACCGACCTGGTGCACTACTACGACATGATGCTCGCAGGCACCGGCGGGCTCCCGCCCGAGCAGGCCAGCATCATCCTGGCCAACCTCGCCGCCTCCACGCCGACCGCGCCCGACGGCATGGTGCCCGGCGGGGTCTACCCGCAGCGCTTCGGCATCCCCGAGGGCATCCCCGGCGAGCCCGTCGCGGTGAAGCAGGGCTGGATGTGCTGCGTCGGGTCGGACTGGATGCACCTGTCGACGGGTGTCATCGGTCCGGACCGGCGCTTCGTGATGGCGATCAGTTCGATGGAGCCGGCCGACGCGGCCGAGGCCCGCCAGACGATCACCCAGGCCGTGCGGACGATGTTCCCCGAGGGGCACGTCTAG
- the rplS gene encoding 50S ribosomal protein L19 — translation MNTLDFVDQSSLRDDIPTFGPGDTVNVHVKVIEGSKERIQVFKGVVLRRQGGGVRETFTVRKESYGVGVERTFPVHSPNIDHIDVVTRGDVRRAKLYYLRELRGKKAKIKEKR, via the coding sequence ATGAACACGCTGGACTTCGTCGACCAGTCGTCGCTGCGCGACGACATCCCGACCTTCGGCCCCGGCGACACGGTCAACGTGCACGTGAAGGTCATCGAGGGCTCCAAGGAGCGCATCCAGGTGTTCAAGGGCGTCGTGCTGCGTCGCCAGGGTGGCGGAGTCCGCGAGACCTTCACCGTGCGCAAGGAGAGCTACGGCGTCGGCGTCGAGCGCACCTTCCCGGTCCACTCGCCGAACATCGACCACATCGACGTCGTCACCCGCGGTGACGTCCGTCGCGCCAAGCTGTACTACCTGCGCGAGCTGCGCGGCAAGAAGGCCAAGATCAAGGAGAAGCGCTGA